A single Dunckerocampus dactyliophorus isolate RoL2022-P2 chromosome 2, RoL_Ddac_1.1, whole genome shotgun sequence DNA region contains:
- the l3mbtl2 gene encoding lethal(3)malignant brain tumor-like protein 2, which translates to MKYRMSYHCVAYGCGKTEEDDVTLYKFPRDADEFRKWEKQVQRTRSDWVASPNSHLCSEHFGKDYFEPKSSLGVLKLRPGAVPTVFLRPHCSSCDGTGCNNCQPPIRHRNIVTEPHESDITTKCSEIAPSMAHGTEGGSDDEQHKRRPGVHTYSSKSRRSAILAHLQEKPISKKVLHKVKKAPPAALDVSLRSVAPAAGFEWGAYLDKETSLGASVSCFSHAPMCSQWDDITVGTKVEVLNTNAVLPSKVYWIATIIQMAGSCMKYRMSYHCVAYGCGKTEEDDVTLYKFPRDADEFRKWEKQVQRTRSDWVASPNSHLCSEHFGKDYFEPKSSLGVLKLRPGAVPTVFLRPHCSSCDGTGCNNCQPPIRHRNIVTEPHESDITTKCSEIAPSMAHGTEGGSDDEQHKRRPGVHTYSSKSRRSAILAHLQEKPISKKVLHKVKKAPPAALDVSLRSVAPAAGFEWGAYLDKETSLGASVSCFSHAPMCSQWDDITVGTKVEVLNTNAVLPSKVYWIATIIQMAGYKALLRYEGFEHDSSRDFWCSLVSGELHPIGWCAMTSKLLVPPQDVTNIPDWKEYLMKKLVGAHTVPVEFYLKSAEKHSFRVGMRVEVVDPKHVSRTRKAVIHSIIGGRLQLVYMDQSDSPENVISDFWCHMSSPLLHPIGWSKKVGHEVKAPRNGGEGAATGWKGKCNSTFQLFKKPRFVYMDGGFFEEGMKLEAIDPLNLGSICVATVHKVLSDGYLMVSIDGAVSLNGSDKFCYHASSHAILPKGFCKKNDIPLTVPQGYDPNTFTWENYLSETKAKAAPPQLFNTDYPGHGFSPNMKLEAVDLMEPRLVCVATVKRCVGRLLLIHFDGWEDHFDQWVDHQSPDIYPVGWCELTGYQLQPPPGLVEVAEKQTAQAKKQKPPLYGKKKRRKRRLYARGQSKEDDVGNDGDNDDDDDQRQQPSSNVTVQPLLPLDLSFTTEEPLVQPKVEPEELEISAVEVKVEEVEMETPISSQAPVYNEVARKT; encoded by the exons ATGAAATACAGGATGTCGTACCACTGTGTGGCATACGGATGTGGCAAAACTGAAGAAGATGATGTGACGCTGTATAAATTCCCCAGAGATGCTGACGAGTTTCGCAAATGGGAGAAGCAGGTTCAGCGTACTCGCAGCGACTGGGTTGCCTCACCCAACAGTCACCTCTGCAGTGAGCATTTTGGTAAAGACTACTTTGAGCCAAAGTCATCATTGGGGGTTCTGAAGCTACGCCCTGGAGCTGTTCCGACTGTGTTTCTCCGCCCGCACTGCTCCTCCTGCGATGGCACTGGCTGTAATAATTGCCAGCCTCCTATCCGGCACAGGAACATTGTTACAGAACCACATGAATCTGACATTACA ACAAAATGTAGTGAAATAGCGCCGTCGATGGCACATGGTACAGAGGGAGGAAGTGATGATGAACAACACAAAAGAAGACCAGGAGTGCACACCTATTCATCAAAGTCCAGAAGGTCCGCCATACTGGCACACCTGCAG GAAAAGCCCATATCAAAAAAGGTGTTGCACAAAGTGAAAAAAGCTCCTCCAGCAGCACTGGATG TGTCTCTTCGTTCTGTAGCACCTGCTGCGGGTTTTGAGTGGGGCGCCTACTTGGACAAGGAAACATCTCTGGGTGCATCCGTCTCCTGCTTCAGTCAT GCTCCCATGTGTTCCCAGTGGGATGACATCACTGTTGGGACAAAAGTAGAGGTCTTGAACACCAATGCAGTCCTGCCCAGTAAAGTTTATTGGATCGCTACTATCATTCAAATGGCAG GTAGCTGCATGAAATACAGGATGTCGTACCACTGTGTGGCATACGGATGTGGCAAAACTGAAGAAGATGATGTGACGCTGTATAAATTCCCCAGAGATGCTGACGAGTTTCGCAAATGGGAGAAGCAGGTTCAGCGTACTCGCAGCGACTGGGTTGCCTCACCCAACAGTCACCTCTGCAGTGAGCATTTTGGTAAAGACTACTTTGAGCCAAAGTCATCATTGGGGGTTCTGAAGCTACGCCCTGGAGCTGTTCCGACTGTGTTTCTCCGCCCGCACTGCTCCTCCTGCGATGGCACTGGCTGTAATAATTGCCAGCCTCCTATCCGGCACAGGAACATTGTTACAGAACCACATGAATCTGACATTACA ACAAAATGTAGTGAAATAGCGCCGTCGATGGCACATGGTACAGAGGGAGGAAGTGATGATGAACAACACAAAAGAAGACCAGGAGTGCACACCTATTCATCAAAGTCCAGAAGGTCCGCCATACTGGCACACCTGCAG GAAAAGCCCATATCAAAAAAGGTGTTGCACAAAGTGAAAAAAGCTCCTCCAGCAGCACTGGATG TGTCTCTTCGTTCTGTAGCACCTGCTGCGGGTTTTGAGTGGGGCGCCTACTTGGACAAGGAAACATCTCTGGGTGCATCCGTCTCCTGCTTCAGTCAT GCTCCCATGTGTTCCCAGTGGGATGACATCACTGTTGGGACAAAAGTAGAGGTCTTGAACACCAATGCAGTCCTGCCCAGTAAAGTTTATTGGATCGCTACTATCATTCAAATGGCAG GATACAAAGCCTTGTTGCGATATGAGGGCTTCGAGCATGACAGCAGCCGCGATTTCTGGTGCAGTCTCGTTTCAGGCGAGCTGCACCCCATCGGGTGGTGCGCCATGACCAGCAAGCTGCTGGTGCCTCCACAAG ATGTGACCAACATCCCAGACTGGAAAGAGTATCTGATGAAAAAGTTGGTGGGGGCTCACACAGTACCTGTTGAATTCTACCTGAAG TCTGCAGAGAAGCACTCCTTCAGGGTGGGCATGCGTGTGGAGGTCGTGGACCCCAAACATGTCAGCCGGACACGCAAAGCAGTCATACACTCCATTATTGGGGGACGGCTGCAGCTGGTGTACATGGACCAGAGCGACTCCCCTGAAAACGTAATTTCAGATTTCTGGTGCCACATGTCGAGTCCTCTCCTGCACCCGATTGGTTGGTCCAAAAAAGTGGGTCATGAAGTCAAAGCACCTA GAAATGGTGGGGAAGGTGCAGCCACTGGTTGGAAGGGTAAATGTAACAGTACCTTCCAACTctttaaaaag CCTAGGTTTGTCTACATGGACGGAGGTTTCTTTGAGGAAGGAATGAAGCTGGAGGCTATCGACCCTCTGAACCTGGGCAGCATCTGTGTGGCAACTGTACACAAG GTGCTGTCAGATGGCTACTTGATGGTCAGTATCGACGGCGCGGTGTCGCTCAACGGCTCCGACAAGTTTTGCTACCATGCCTCCTCTCATGCAATTCTTCCTAAAGGTTTCTGCAAAAAGAATGAcatccctctcactgtgccacaGG GTTATGACCCCAACACTTTCACCTGGGAAAATTACCTGAGTGAGACCAAAGCCAAAGCTGCACCACCACAACTGTTCAACACT GACTACCCGGGGCATGGCTTCTCTCCCAACATGAAGCTAGAGGCGGTTGACCTGATGGAGCCACGTCTGGTGTGCGTGGCCACCGTGAAACGCTGCGTTGGACGCCTGCTCCTCATCCACTTTGATGGCTGGGAAGATCACTTTGACCAGTGGGTCGACCACCAGTCCCCCGACATCTACCCTGTTGGATGGTGTGAGCTCACGGGCTACCAGCTCCAGCCTCCTCCTGGACTGG TCGAAGTCGCCGAAAAGCAGACGGCACAGGCCAAGAAACAAAAGCCACCTTTGTACGGGAAAAAGA AACGAAGGAAGAGGAGATTGTACGCTCGTGGTCAGTCAAAAGAGGACGATGTCGGCAATGATGGTGAtaatgacgatgatgacgatCAACGACAGCAGCCTTCAAGCAATGTGACTGTCCAACCTCTGTTACCGTTGGACTTGTCTTTCACTACAGAGGAACCCCTTGTTCAACCCAAAGTGGAACCAGAGGAGCTGGAGA TCAGTGCAGTGGAAGTAAAAGTGGAGGAGGTGGAGATGGAGACCCCAATCTCCAGTCAAGCTCCGGTATACAATGAGGTGGCACGGAAGACATGA